A DNA window from Anastrepha ludens isolate Willacy chromosome 6, idAnaLude1.1, whole genome shotgun sequence contains the following coding sequences:
- the LOC128867508 gene encoding breast cancer type 2 susceptibility protein homolog isoform X2: protein MADESINSSPQKLNRSIHRSRLHRKNKRLNATFTTATKPPCSEVTSFPANNDRTSEEELSCTLLVMYDSEKNEEDETNAVQLHSVVERPRFEADVDFDPFAEQRLLVLADHCGAPPRSSTNFVATQKFELCSNFLLQSPERPSDKSNNLKSIQGEAFEITDSELLQACVETEKNTVTNNIKQEKLDLNEVPATPESKQKTKTIVDLILEDFCSSPDLQHSSEESSFLFRFANKPLRTYSRLRHKHTIARQNIAEQYGQPTNSGNHCVVDDDLFSNDSSTDLSVQEDPTQLRSTTNGEEVVDLHHSQNLCENLQNLSAYFTELSGSDKKQEMVLESTTQQLMLNKSTNRMLTSAEGSSGIYYTAIKEEANSLLKEVELHTQEQCLTSRSGNISFDEEFKGFPSEDENTCVGIETIPNEDCDIAKTHDDLESFDDDDEWNDECDFFANFDMEVALDAASASKLEKKETFEVINKKNSSSHHSLEENVEVVPGFRTASNKAVIISAEAQLCASKILQELPPLPTNSGYTDDLVTKDGNTADFQTALNRTVSIPKPEGFNEYSSNTPTSSYDRLRNSRIENNTLQSFAGFETASSKKIIISKEALQQAAKIVEQLPPLPHDHICIMKDPCSTTAPTDKETFVGFRTASSKTIKVSKEAQERASKILEELPELYAEQKLGATKCGTETTLPSANSYIGFRTASSKAIQISEAAQKRAAIIVQGVIDENVEYNRKECLESMQFSEWPVEEVEQIDIKAKQIAIEGVGNVNAPGFATSSKKLILVSDSTKQKTAAILENLPKQPAKVQSKSICKSAERDSEPEHLNNVVFSEWFLAEAIEVSGGEQETQSNGSNKRKHLGLDFDHNDEEPKTPRRTPKSVCKSVNTQRSPLTHIQPTLKRSSLSELAVKTPPDYRASHGIIARKNLLSLNKRNKLSARSLQLSKELREDSSVAETPTKRITNSHIAPITAEPKSPPDTPNLREFFASASMSTSTPHPPARQQTHIRTRARKKDDVEAVATATPTNDSSLKRIEWENESLDRSVSSPNTTSRLSNLSFSNITKMASNPTPKQRIERLRMYGKPPSVSPIYMSSTNNCRISGLKRRTRSDTKNEKK, encoded by the exons ATGGCTGATGAAAGTATTAATTCCAGTCCACAAAAGTTGAATCGCTCCATACATAGGTCCCGTTTGCATCGAAAGAACAAAAGGCTCAACGCAAcattcacaacagcaacaaaaccgCCTTGTAGCGAAGTGACAAGCTTCCCTGCAAATAATGATAGGACTAGCGAGGAGGAGCTATCCTGCACATTGTTGGTCATGTATGACTCGGAGAAGAATGAGGAAGATGAAACAAATGCGGTACAATTGCATTCAGTCGTTGAAAGACCCCGTTTTGAAGCAGATGTAGATTTTGATCCATTTGCGGAGCAACGCCTTCTCGTGCTTGCGGATCACTGCGGAGCTCCTCCACGAAGCTCGACCAACTTTGTAGCTACTCAAAAGTTTGAGCTTTGTAgtaattttttacttcaatCACCAGAACGGCCTTCAgataaaagcaataatttaaaaagtatccAAGGGGAGGCATTTGAAATCACAGATTCGGAGTTGCTACAAGCTTGCGTAGAAACCGAAAAAAACACTGTCACTAATAATATAAAGCAAGAAAAACTGGATTTAAATGAGGTACCTGCAACACCAGAATCAAAGCAAAAGACGAAAACAATTGTAGATTTAATACTTGAAGATTTCTGTAGTTCACCTGATCTACAGCACTCATCGGAAGAAAGTAGTTTCCTTTTTAGATTTGCTAACAAACCGCTGCGTACATACAGCAGACTTCGGCACAAACACACAATTGCACGTCAAAATATTGCTGAGCAATATGGGCAACCTACCAACAGTGGGAATCATTGCGTCGTCGATGATGATTTATTTAGCAATGATTCGTCAACTGATTTGTCGGTCCAAGAAGATCCTACTCAACTAAGATCTACAACAAATGGAGAAGAAGTCGTCGATTTACACCATTCACAaaatttgtgtgaaaatttgcaaaatttgagTGCTTACTTTACTGAGTTGTCGGGATCGGATAAAAAGCAAGAAATGGTTCTAGAATCTACGACACAACaattaatgctaaataaaagtacaaatagAATGCTAACATCAGCAGAAGGAAGTTCAGGTATATATTACACGGCAATAAAAGAGGAGGCAAATAGTTTGCTGAAGGAAGTAGAATTACATACCCAGGAACAATGTCTAACTAGTCGGAgtggaaatatttcatttgatgaGGAATTTAAAGGTTTTCCGAGTGAGGATGAGAACACTTGCGTTGGTATAGAAACTATACCAAATGAAGACTGTGATATAGCAAAAACTCATG ACGATCTAGAAAGTTTTGATGACGATGACGAATGGAATGATGAATGCGATTTTTTTGCGAATTTCGATATGGAAGTGGCTTTAGATGCAGCGTCAGCGtcgaaattggaaaaaaaagagACGTTTGaagtaattaataaaaagaattcaAGTTCGCATCATTCTTTGGAAGAAAATGTAGAAGTTGTACCAGGTTTTCGAACTGCCTCTAATAAAGCAGTGATAATATCTGCAGAGGCTCAATTATGTGCTTCGAAAATACTTCAGGAGCTACCGCCACTCCCAACAAATAGTGGCTACACAGACGACTTAGTCACGAAAGATGGAAACACTGCAGATTTTCAAACTGCTCTGAATCGAACAGTATCAATACCCAAACCAGAAGGTTTTAATGAATATTCTTCAAACACACCAACTAGTTCATATGATAGACTGAGAAATTCTAGAATAGAAAATAATACCTTGCAAAGTTTTGCTGGCTTCGAAACGGCTTCAagtaagaaaattataatttccaaGGAAGCGCTACAGCAAGCTGCAAAAATTGTTGAACAGTTGCCGCCATTACCGCACGACCATATTTGCATTATGAAAGACCCTTGCTCAACCACTGCGCCAACCGATAAAGAAACATTCGTTGGATTTCGTACTGCTTCaagtaaaacaataaaagtaTCCAAAGAAGCACAAGAGCGTGCATCAAAAATATTAGAGGAACTACCAGAATTATATGCAGAACAGAAATTAGGGGCGACTAAGTGTGGAACGGAAACGACGTTGCCTAGTGCTAATTCATATATAGGCTTTCGAACTGCATCTAGTAAAGCCATACAAATCTCAGAAGCGGCACAAAAGCGGGCGGCAATAATTGTACAAGGCGTGATAgatgaaaatgttgaatatAATCGCAAAGAGTGCTTAGAAAGTATGCAATTTAGTGAGTGGCCGGTAGAAGAGGTTGAACAGATCGATATTAAAGCGAAACAGATAGCTATCGAAGGTGTAGGTAATGTAAATGCTCCCGGTTTTGCCACATCATCTAAAAAACTAATTCTGGTATCAGACTCAACCAAGCAAAAAACTGCCGCTATTCTCGAAAACTTACCAAAACAACCTGCTAAAGTACAATCAAAATCTATTTGCAAAAGCGCAGAAAGAGATTCTGAACCCGAACATCTCAATAATGTGGTATTTTCTGAGTGGTTTTTAGCGGAGGCTATTGAGGTCTCTGGTGGTGAACAAGAGACACAATCAAATGGCTCGAATAAAAGGAAACACCTTGGTTTAGACTTTGATCATAACGACGAAGAACCTAAAACTCCGCGGCGTACACCAAAATCAGTGTGTAAATCGGTTAACACTCAACGAAGTCCGTTGACTCATATACAACCTACATTGAAACGTTCCAGCTTGAGTGAATTGGCAGTAAAGACACCGCCCGATTACAGAGCTAGCCATGGTATAATAGCGCGTAAGAATCTACTCTCCTTAAACAAACGTAATAAATTAAGTGCACGGTCGTTGCAGCTGAGTAAAGAGTTGCGGGAGGATTCTAGTGTGGCTGAAACACCAacaaaaagaattacaaactcaCATATTGCACCAATTACCGCTGAACCCAAATCACCACCTGATACACCAAATCTTCGGGAATTCTTTGCATCGGCATCAATGAGTACCAGTACACCACATCCGCCAGCACGACAgcaaacacacatacgtacacgtGCAAGAAAAAAGGATGACGTAGAAGCTGTCGCGACGGCTACACCCACAAACGACTCATCATTAAAGCGCATCGAATGGGAAAATGAGAGTTTGGATAGAAGTGTTTCTTCGCCAAATACTACGAGTAGATTGTCTAATTTGTCTTTTAGCAATATAACAAAAATGGCATCGAATCCGACGCCCAAACAGCGTATTGAGCGTCTACGTATGTATGGTAAGCCACCAAGCGTCTCACCTATTTACATGTCTAGCACAAATAATTGTCGTATATCAGGACTAAAGAGACGTACTCGCAGTGACACCAAGAATGAGAAGAAGTAG
- the LOC128867508 gene encoding breast cancer type 2 susceptibility protein homolog isoform X1 gives MADESINSSPQKLNRSIHRSRLHRKNKRLNATFTTATKPPCSEVTSFPANNDRTSEEELSCTLLVMYDSEKNEEDETNAVQLHSVVERPRFEADVDFDPFAEQRLLVLADHCGAPPRSSTNFVATQKFELCSNFLLQSPERPSDKSNNLKSIQGEAFEITDSELLQACVETEKNTVTNNIKQEKLDLNEVPATPESKQKTKTIVDLILEDFCSSPDLQHSSEESSFLFRFANKPLRTYSRLRHKHTIARQNIAEQYGQPTNSGNHCVVDDDLFSNDSSTDLSVQEDPTQLRSTTNGEEVVDLHHSQNLCENLQNLSAYFTELSGSDKKQEMVLESTTQQLMLNKSTNRMLTSAEGSSGIYYTAIKEEANSLLKEVELHTQEQCLTSRSGNISFDEEFKGFPSEDENTCVGIETIPNEDCDIAKTHVDDLESFDDDDEWNDECDFFANFDMEVALDAASASKLEKKETFEVINKKNSSSHHSLEENVEVVPGFRTASNKAVIISAEAQLCASKILQELPPLPTNSGYTDDLVTKDGNTADFQTALNRTVSIPKPEGFNEYSSNTPTSSYDRLRNSRIENNTLQSFAGFETASSKKIIISKEALQQAAKIVEQLPPLPHDHICIMKDPCSTTAPTDKETFVGFRTASSKTIKVSKEAQERASKILEELPELYAEQKLGATKCGTETTLPSANSYIGFRTASSKAIQISEAAQKRAAIIVQGVIDENVEYNRKECLESMQFSEWPVEEVEQIDIKAKQIAIEGVGNVNAPGFATSSKKLILVSDSTKQKTAAILENLPKQPAKVQSKSICKSAERDSEPEHLNNVVFSEWFLAEAIEVSGGEQETQSNGSNKRKHLGLDFDHNDEEPKTPRRTPKSVCKSVNTQRSPLTHIQPTLKRSSLSELAVKTPPDYRASHGIIARKNLLSLNKRNKLSARSLQLSKELREDSSVAETPTKRITNSHIAPITAEPKSPPDTPNLREFFASASMSTSTPHPPARQQTHIRTRARKKDDVEAVATATPTNDSSLKRIEWENESLDRSVSSPNTTSRLSNLSFSNITKMASNPTPKQRIERLRMYGKPPSVSPIYMSSTNNCRISGLKRRTRSDTKNEKK, from the exons ATGGCTGATGAAAGTATTAATTCCAGTCCACAAAAGTTGAATCGCTCCATACATAGGTCCCGTTTGCATCGAAAGAACAAAAGGCTCAACGCAAcattcacaacagcaacaaaaccgCCTTGTAGCGAAGTGACAAGCTTCCCTGCAAATAATGATAGGACTAGCGAGGAGGAGCTATCCTGCACATTGTTGGTCATGTATGACTCGGAGAAGAATGAGGAAGATGAAACAAATGCGGTACAATTGCATTCAGTCGTTGAAAGACCCCGTTTTGAAGCAGATGTAGATTTTGATCCATTTGCGGAGCAACGCCTTCTCGTGCTTGCGGATCACTGCGGAGCTCCTCCACGAAGCTCGACCAACTTTGTAGCTACTCAAAAGTTTGAGCTTTGTAgtaattttttacttcaatCACCAGAACGGCCTTCAgataaaagcaataatttaaaaagtatccAAGGGGAGGCATTTGAAATCACAGATTCGGAGTTGCTACAAGCTTGCGTAGAAACCGAAAAAAACACTGTCACTAATAATATAAAGCAAGAAAAACTGGATTTAAATGAGGTACCTGCAACACCAGAATCAAAGCAAAAGACGAAAACAATTGTAGATTTAATACTTGAAGATTTCTGTAGTTCACCTGATCTACAGCACTCATCGGAAGAAAGTAGTTTCCTTTTTAGATTTGCTAACAAACCGCTGCGTACATACAGCAGACTTCGGCACAAACACACAATTGCACGTCAAAATATTGCTGAGCAATATGGGCAACCTACCAACAGTGGGAATCATTGCGTCGTCGATGATGATTTATTTAGCAATGATTCGTCAACTGATTTGTCGGTCCAAGAAGATCCTACTCAACTAAGATCTACAACAAATGGAGAAGAAGTCGTCGATTTACACCATTCACAaaatttgtgtgaaaatttgcaaaatttgagTGCTTACTTTACTGAGTTGTCGGGATCGGATAAAAAGCAAGAAATGGTTCTAGAATCTACGACACAACaattaatgctaaataaaagtacaaatagAATGCTAACATCAGCAGAAGGAAGTTCAGGTATATATTACACGGCAATAAAAGAGGAGGCAAATAGTTTGCTGAAGGAAGTAGAATTACATACCCAGGAACAATGTCTAACTAGTCGGAgtggaaatatttcatttgatgaGGAATTTAAAGGTTTTCCGAGTGAGGATGAGAACACTTGCGTTGGTATAGAAACTATACCAAATGAAGACTGTGATATAGCAAAAACTCATG taGACGATCTAGAAAGTTTTGATGACGATGACGAATGGAATGATGAATGCGATTTTTTTGCGAATTTCGATATGGAAGTGGCTTTAGATGCAGCGTCAGCGtcgaaattggaaaaaaaagagACGTTTGaagtaattaataaaaagaattcaAGTTCGCATCATTCTTTGGAAGAAAATGTAGAAGTTGTACCAGGTTTTCGAACTGCCTCTAATAAAGCAGTGATAATATCTGCAGAGGCTCAATTATGTGCTTCGAAAATACTTCAGGAGCTACCGCCACTCCCAACAAATAGTGGCTACACAGACGACTTAGTCACGAAAGATGGAAACACTGCAGATTTTCAAACTGCTCTGAATCGAACAGTATCAATACCCAAACCAGAAGGTTTTAATGAATATTCTTCAAACACACCAACTAGTTCATATGATAGACTGAGAAATTCTAGAATAGAAAATAATACCTTGCAAAGTTTTGCTGGCTTCGAAACGGCTTCAagtaagaaaattataatttccaaGGAAGCGCTACAGCAAGCTGCAAAAATTGTTGAACAGTTGCCGCCATTACCGCACGACCATATTTGCATTATGAAAGACCCTTGCTCAACCACTGCGCCAACCGATAAAGAAACATTCGTTGGATTTCGTACTGCTTCaagtaaaacaataaaagtaTCCAAAGAAGCACAAGAGCGTGCATCAAAAATATTAGAGGAACTACCAGAATTATATGCAGAACAGAAATTAGGGGCGACTAAGTGTGGAACGGAAACGACGTTGCCTAGTGCTAATTCATATATAGGCTTTCGAACTGCATCTAGTAAAGCCATACAAATCTCAGAAGCGGCACAAAAGCGGGCGGCAATAATTGTACAAGGCGTGATAgatgaaaatgttgaatatAATCGCAAAGAGTGCTTAGAAAGTATGCAATTTAGTGAGTGGCCGGTAGAAGAGGTTGAACAGATCGATATTAAAGCGAAACAGATAGCTATCGAAGGTGTAGGTAATGTAAATGCTCCCGGTTTTGCCACATCATCTAAAAAACTAATTCTGGTATCAGACTCAACCAAGCAAAAAACTGCCGCTATTCTCGAAAACTTACCAAAACAACCTGCTAAAGTACAATCAAAATCTATTTGCAAAAGCGCAGAAAGAGATTCTGAACCCGAACATCTCAATAATGTGGTATTTTCTGAGTGGTTTTTAGCGGAGGCTATTGAGGTCTCTGGTGGTGAACAAGAGACACAATCAAATGGCTCGAATAAAAGGAAACACCTTGGTTTAGACTTTGATCATAACGACGAAGAACCTAAAACTCCGCGGCGTACACCAAAATCAGTGTGTAAATCGGTTAACACTCAACGAAGTCCGTTGACTCATATACAACCTACATTGAAACGTTCCAGCTTGAGTGAATTGGCAGTAAAGACACCGCCCGATTACAGAGCTAGCCATGGTATAATAGCGCGTAAGAATCTACTCTCCTTAAACAAACGTAATAAATTAAGTGCACGGTCGTTGCAGCTGAGTAAAGAGTTGCGGGAGGATTCTAGTGTGGCTGAAACACCAacaaaaagaattacaaactcaCATATTGCACCAATTACCGCTGAACCCAAATCACCACCTGATACACCAAATCTTCGGGAATTCTTTGCATCGGCATCAATGAGTACCAGTACACCACATCCGCCAGCACGACAgcaaacacacatacgtacacgtGCAAGAAAAAAGGATGACGTAGAAGCTGTCGCGACGGCTACACCCACAAACGACTCATCATTAAAGCGCATCGAATGGGAAAATGAGAGTTTGGATAGAAGTGTTTCTTCGCCAAATACTACGAGTAGATTGTCTAATTTGTCTTTTAGCAATATAACAAAAATGGCATCGAATCCGACGCCCAAACAGCGTATTGAGCGTCTACGTATGTATGGTAAGCCACCAAGCGTCTCACCTATTTACATGTCTAGCACAAATAATTGTCGTATATCAGGACTAAAGAGACGTACTCGCAGTGACACCAAGAATGAGAAGAAGTAG